A genome region from Gallus gallus isolate bGalGal1 chromosome 9, bGalGal1.mat.broiler.GRCg7b, whole genome shotgun sequence includes the following:
- the LOC425001 gene encoding uncharacterized protein LOC425001 isoform X4 — MQQQAMSESSSGLTTSNQKFCTSYSTCCSILSDVHTVPPVLSPSRGFIRQSCDSGLSSPLPSDPFKYLSWYDVEEHDVLGNQLHCPRVREGPSEEELFFRGEEHTLKKRKQVTDTEKWQKKLQENWENCAELNLSFQDLGDLYQVENFRRILQRLIRVEKLWLVDNSLTDLSAIRLPRQLPKLPQIQHLSLAENNIMTLSGISDLRHTPLESLILKRNPCEFQESYRQHVFSSLPNLKILDGVPKLPEDCSPPDTSFFPRMCTVL; from the exons ATGCAGCAGCAAGCCATGTCGGAAAG TTCTTCAGGTCTGACTACGAGCAATCAAAAATTCTGTACATCCTATTCAACCTGCTGCTCCATCCTCAGTGATGTACACACTGTTCCACCAGTTTTATCACCAAGCAGAGGATTCATCAGGCAGAGCTGTGACTCAGGGTTATCTTCCCCA ctTCCTTCTGATCCCTTCAAGTATCTCAGCTGGTATGACGTAGAGGAACATGATGTTCTAGGAAATCAGCTTCATTGTCCCCGAGTGAGAGAAG GGCCTTCTGAAGAAGAGCTATTTTTCAGAGGAGAAGAACATaccttgaaaaaaagaaaacaagtaacCGACACAGAGAAGTGGCAAAAGAAACTGCAAGAGAACTGGGAAAACTGTGCT GAGCTGAACCTCTCATTTCAGGACCTGGGTGATCTTTACCAGGTAGAAAACTTCAGAAGGATTCTCCAAAGATTGATACGGGTGGAAAAACTTTGGTTGGTGGACAATTCTTTGACAGACCTAAGTGCCATACGGTTGCCAAG ACAGCTGCCAAAGTTACCTCAGATTCAGCACCTGTCACTGGCTGAAAATAATATTATGACACTGAGTGGCATATCAGACTTGAGACATACTCCACTTGAATCCCTTATACTCAAGAGGAATCCCTGTGAGTTTCAAGAAAGCTACAGGCAACA tGTATTCTCCAGTTTGCCAAATTTGAAAATACTGGATGGTGTCCCAAAACTGCCAGAGGACTGTTCACCCCCAGATACCAGTTTTTTTCCCAGAATGTGCACTGTGCTCTAG
- the LOC425001 gene encoding leucine-rich repeat-containing protein 46 isoform X2, whose amino-acid sequence MQQQAMSESSSGLTTSNQKFCTSYSTCCSILSDVHTVPPVLSPSRGFIRQSCDSGLSSPLPSDPFKYLSWYDVEEHDVLGNQLHCPRVREGPSEEELFFRGEEHTLKKRKQVTDTEKWQKKLQENWENCAELNLSFQDLGDLYQVENFRRILQRLIRVEKLWLVDNSLTDLSAIRLPRCRELNVNKNYFTSFRQLPKLPQIQHLSLAENNIMTLSGISDLRHTPLESLILKRNPCEFQESYRQHVFSSLPNLKILDGVPKLPEDCSPPDTSFFPRMCTVL is encoded by the exons ATGCAGCAGCAAGCCATGTCGGAAAG TTCTTCAGGTCTGACTACGAGCAATCAAAAATTCTGTACATCCTATTCAACCTGCTGCTCCATCCTCAGTGATGTACACACTGTTCCACCAGTTTTATCACCAAGCAGAGGATTCATCAGGCAGAGCTGTGACTCAGGGTTATCTTCCCCA ctTCCTTCTGATCCCTTCAAGTATCTCAGCTGGTATGACGTAGAGGAACATGATGTTCTAGGAAATCAGCTTCATTGTCCCCGAGTGAGAGAAG GGCCTTCTGAAGAAGAGCTATTTTTCAGAGGAGAAGAACATaccttgaaaaaaagaaaacaagtaacCGACACAGAGAAGTGGCAAAAGAAACTGCAAGAGAACTGGGAAAACTGTGCT GAGCTGAACCTCTCATTTCAGGACCTGGGTGATCTTTACCAGGTAGAAAACTTCAGAAGGATTCTCCAAAGATTGATACGGGTGGAAAAACTTTGGTTGGTGGACAATTCTTTGACAGACCTAAGTGCCATACGGTTGCCAAG ATGCAGAGAACTAAATGTCAATAAAAACTACTTTACATCCTTCAGACAGCTGCCAAAGTTACCTCAGATTCAGCACCTGTCACTGGCTGAAAATAATATTATGACACTGAGTGGCATATCAGACTTGAGACATACTCCACTTGAATCCCTTATACTCAAGAGGAATCCCTGTGAGTTTCAAGAAAGCTACAGGCAACA tGTATTCTCCAGTTTGCCAAATTTGAAAATACTGGATGGTGTCCCAAAACTGCCAGAGGACTGTTCACCCCCAGATACCAGTTTTTTTCCCAGAATGTGCACTGTGCTCTAG
- the LOC425001 gene encoding uncharacterized protein LOC425001 isoform X3, translating into MLQKGKSLRRSTRSSGLTTSNQKFCTSYSTCCSILSDVHTVPPVLSPSRGFIRQSCDSGLSSPLPSDPFKYLSWYDVEEHDVLGNQLHCPRVREGPSEEELFFRGEEHTLKKRKQVTDTEKWQKKLQENWENCAELNLSFQDLGDLYQVENFRRILQRLIRVEKLWLVDNSLTDLSAIRLPRQLPKLPQIQHLSLAENNIMTLSGISDLRHTPLESLILKRNPCEFQESYRQHVFSSLPNLKILDGVPKLPEDCSPPDTSFFPRMCTVL; encoded by the exons ATGTTGCAAAAAGGCAAAAGTCTTAGGAGGTCAACACG TTCTTCAGGTCTGACTACGAGCAATCAAAAATTCTGTACATCCTATTCAACCTGCTGCTCCATCCTCAGTGATGTACACACTGTTCCACCAGTTTTATCACCAAGCAGAGGATTCATCAGGCAGAGCTGTGACTCAGGGTTATCTTCCCCA ctTCCTTCTGATCCCTTCAAGTATCTCAGCTGGTATGACGTAGAGGAACATGATGTTCTAGGAAATCAGCTTCATTGTCCCCGAGTGAGAGAAG GGCCTTCTGAAGAAGAGCTATTTTTCAGAGGAGAAGAACATaccttgaaaaaaagaaaacaagtaacCGACACAGAGAAGTGGCAAAAGAAACTGCAAGAGAACTGGGAAAACTGTGCT GAGCTGAACCTCTCATTTCAGGACCTGGGTGATCTTTACCAGGTAGAAAACTTCAGAAGGATTCTCCAAAGATTGATACGGGTGGAAAAACTTTGGTTGGTGGACAATTCTTTGACAGACCTAAGTGCCATACGGTTGCCAAG ACAGCTGCCAAAGTTACCTCAGATTCAGCACCTGTCACTGGCTGAAAATAATATTATGACACTGAGTGGCATATCAGACTTGAGACATACTCCACTTGAATCCCTTATACTCAAGAGGAATCCCTGTGAGTTTCAAGAAAGCTACAGGCAACA tGTATTCTCCAGTTTGCCAAATTTGAAAATACTGGATGGTGTCCCAAAACTGCCAGAGGACTGTTCACCCCCAGATACCAGTTTTTTTCCCAGAATGTGCACTGTGCTCTAG
- the LOC425001 gene encoding leucine-rich repeat-containing protein 46 isoform X1, with protein sequence MLQKGKSLRRSTRSSGLTTSNQKFCTSYSTCCSILSDVHTVPPVLSPSRGFIRQSCDSGLSSPLPSDPFKYLSWYDVEEHDVLGNQLHCPRVREGPSEEELFFRGEEHTLKKRKQVTDTEKWQKKLQENWENCAELNLSFQDLGDLYQVENFRRILQRLIRVEKLWLVDNSLTDLSAIRLPRCRELNVNKNYFTSFRQLPKLPQIQHLSLAENNIMTLSGISDLRHTPLESLILKRNPCEFQESYRQHVFSSLPNLKILDGVPKLPEDCSPPDTSFFPRMCTVL encoded by the exons ATGTTGCAAAAAGGCAAAAGTCTTAGGAGGTCAACACG TTCTTCAGGTCTGACTACGAGCAATCAAAAATTCTGTACATCCTATTCAACCTGCTGCTCCATCCTCAGTGATGTACACACTGTTCCACCAGTTTTATCACCAAGCAGAGGATTCATCAGGCAGAGCTGTGACTCAGGGTTATCTTCCCCA ctTCCTTCTGATCCCTTCAAGTATCTCAGCTGGTATGACGTAGAGGAACATGATGTTCTAGGAAATCAGCTTCATTGTCCCCGAGTGAGAGAAG GGCCTTCTGAAGAAGAGCTATTTTTCAGAGGAGAAGAACATaccttgaaaaaaagaaaacaagtaacCGACACAGAGAAGTGGCAAAAGAAACTGCAAGAGAACTGGGAAAACTGTGCT GAGCTGAACCTCTCATTTCAGGACCTGGGTGATCTTTACCAGGTAGAAAACTTCAGAAGGATTCTCCAAAGATTGATACGGGTGGAAAAACTTTGGTTGGTGGACAATTCTTTGACAGACCTAAGTGCCATACGGTTGCCAAG ATGCAGAGAACTAAATGTCAATAAAAACTACTTTACATCCTTCAGACAGCTGCCAAAGTTACCTCAGATTCAGCACCTGTCACTGGCTGAAAATAATATTATGACACTGAGTGGCATATCAGACTTGAGACATACTCCACTTGAATCCCTTATACTCAAGAGGAATCCCTGTGAGTTTCAAGAAAGCTACAGGCAACA tGTATTCTCCAGTTTGCCAAATTTGAAAATACTGGATGGTGTCCCAAAACTGCCAGAGGACTGTTCACCCCCAGATACCAGTTTTTTTCCCAGAATGTGCACTGTGCTCTAG